The proteins below are encoded in one region of Knoellia sp. S7-12:
- a CDS encoding NAD-dependent succinate-semialdehyde dehydrogenase: MAAVTQKSVLSSVPTQLFIGGKWRDSLSDTTFPVEDPATGKVLIEVANGTVPDGTAALDAAVAAQADWAATAPRERGEILRRAFDLLTARAEEFAMLMTLEMGKPLAEARGEVTYGAEFFRWFSEEAVRIHGRYAVNPAGGSRLLTLQKPVGPTFMITPWNFPLAMGTRKIGPAIAAGCTMVVKPAHETPLSMLALAALLEEAGLPAGVLNVVTTADTAAVSEPIIRDPRLRKLTFTGSTAVGRMLVEQSAEQLLRVSMELGGNAPFLVFGDADLDAAVEGAMLAKMRNIGEACTSANRFLVHESVAEKFSAALAARMGGLTVGKGTKSGVDVGPLISAKAREGVDELVRDAVDRGARVLTGGEKVAGRGHFYAPTVLVDVPADARALREEIFGPVAPITTFANDAEAIATANSTEYGLVAYAYTRDHARVLRISEALEFGMVGINTGIVSNAAAPFGGVKHSGFGREGGFEGIHEYLETTYVSLNP; encoded by the coding sequence ATGGCTGCAGTGACCCAGAAGTCCGTGCTCTCGTCGGTGCCAACCCAGCTGTTCATCGGGGGGAAGTGGCGCGACTCGCTCAGTGACACGACCTTCCCGGTCGAGGACCCTGCGACGGGCAAGGTCCTCATCGAGGTGGCGAACGGAACAGTGCCGGACGGGACTGCTGCCCTCGATGCAGCTGTTGCGGCACAGGCAGATTGGGCTGCGACAGCGCCTCGGGAGCGCGGCGAGATCCTGCGTCGTGCCTTCGACCTGCTGACGGCTCGCGCCGAGGAGTTCGCGATGCTCATGACCCTCGAGATGGGCAAGCCGCTCGCGGAGGCCCGTGGGGAGGTCACCTATGGCGCGGAGTTCTTCAGGTGGTTCAGCGAGGAGGCAGTGCGGATCCACGGCCGGTATGCCGTCAACCCAGCCGGTGGGTCACGTCTCCTCACGCTCCAGAAGCCGGTCGGGCCGACGTTCATGATCACGCCTTGGAACTTCCCGCTGGCAATGGGGACCCGCAAGATCGGACCGGCTATCGCTGCCGGCTGCACGATGGTCGTCAAGCCCGCGCACGAGACGCCGCTGTCGATGCTCGCCCTCGCCGCGTTGCTCGAGGAGGCCGGACTTCCGGCGGGTGTGCTGAATGTCGTGACGACCGCCGACACGGCCGCGGTGTCCGAGCCGATCATCCGTGACCCGCGCCTGCGCAAGCTGACCTTCACCGGCTCGACCGCCGTGGGTCGCATGCTTGTCGAGCAGTCGGCCGAGCAGCTCCTGCGGGTGTCGATGGAGCTCGGTGGCAACGCGCCGTTCCTCGTCTTTGGGGACGCGGACCTGGACGCCGCCGTCGAGGGGGCCATGCTCGCCAAGATGCGCAACATCGGGGAGGCCTGCACCTCGGCCAACCGGTTCCTCGTGCACGAGTCGGTGGCCGAGAAGTTCTCCGCAGCGTTGGCTGCGCGGATGGGCGGACTCACGGTCGGCAAGGGCACCAAGTCCGGGGTGGACGTCGGACCGCTCATCTCGGCCAAGGCGCGTGAGGGCGTGGACGAGCTCGTGCGCGACGCTGTCGACCGTGGCGCGCGTGTCCTCACCGGTGGTGAGAAGGTCGCGGGGCGTGGTCACTTCTATGCGCCGACGGTGTTGGTCGACGTACCTGCCGATGCCCGTGCCCTGCGCGAGGAGATCTTCGGTCCGGTCGCCCCGATCACGACCTTTGCCAACGATGCAGAGGCGATCGCGACGGCGAACTCCACCGAGTACGGCCTCGTCGCCTACGCCTACACGCGTGACCACGCCCGGGTGCTCCGCATCAGCGAGGCTCTGGAGTTCGGAATGGTCGGGATCAACACCGGCATCGTCTCCAACGCGGCCGCCCCGTTCGGTGGGGTCAAGCACTCGGGCTTCGGGCGCGAGGGCGGTTTCGAGGGTATCCACGAGTACCTCGAAACCACCTACGTCTCCCTCAATCCCTGA
- a CDS encoding peptidoglycan-binding protein has protein sequence MIDSTRSGSERAALSRRVLLAGSGAAVLATVSARPASAALPAIDMEKVLLAAQWDPVKSGTTITPGAGPSVTLVEQALVQRGLLDSQYVDGHFGTVTRTAYAAWQRSLGYTGLGATGLPGKASLTSLGAQRFSVSRPVTPGARTTFQGFPFNTRTVAMLAEARLLAGKAFVVEQGSYSPGVDPTSSGTHDGGGTVDLDAEALTTTQRTAAVTALRRVGFAAWLRNPSQDDWPWHIHGVATNDTDLSLSAQKQIGAYYQGRNGLAGNAPDDGPQVTKVTWEQYLRNQA, from the coding sequence ATGATCGATTCGACGCGATCTGGCAGCGAACGAGCCGCACTGAGCCGGCGAGTGTTGCTCGCTGGCTCAGGTGCCGCAGTGCTCGCAACCGTCAGCGCCCGGCCGGCGAGCGCGGCCCTACCCGCGATCGACATGGAGAAGGTCCTCCTGGCTGCCCAGTGGGACCCGGTCAAGTCCGGCACCACCATCACCCCGGGCGCAGGACCGAGCGTGACCTTGGTCGAGCAGGCGCTCGTTCAGCGCGGCCTCCTGGACAGTCAGTACGTCGACGGTCACTTCGGGACCGTGACACGCACGGCGTATGCCGCCTGGCAGCGTTCGCTGGGCTACACCGGTTTGGGTGCCACCGGACTCCCCGGCAAGGCGTCACTGACTTCCCTTGGTGCGCAACGGTTCTCGGTCAGTCGACCGGTCACGCCCGGTGCTCGGACGACGTTCCAGGGTTTCCCCTTCAACACGCGCACGGTCGCGATGCTCGCCGAGGCGCGGCTCCTGGCCGGCAAGGCGTTCGTCGTCGAGCAGGGCTCCTACTCGCCCGGTGTCGACCCGACCTCAAGCGGCACTCACGACGGCGGCGGAACGGTGGACCTCGACGCCGAGGCCCTGACCACCACGCAGCGCACCGCAGCTGTCACCGCCCTGCGTCGAGTCGGCTTCGCGGCCTGGCTGCGCAACCCGAGCCAGGACGACTGGCCCTGGCACATCCACGGCGTCGCCACCAACGACACCGACCTCTCGCTGTCCGCGCAGAAGCAGATCGGCGCCTACTACCAAGGCCGCAACGGCCTGGCGGGCAACGCTCCCGACGACGGACCCCAGGTCACCAAGGTCACCTGGGAGCAGTACCTCCGCAACCAGGCCTAG
- a CDS encoding phage tail tip lysozyme, whose protein sequence is MSTRRPARRSALVLAPLATFGMLLAGVALPSTAQAASRDGICNDGEFCYYYNSNQAGSVSDFTGSIGDYGAVQPTCYEFRAAGAGKGICVKNNAASVHNRTSKPVTVYYNSDYQGTSQTIPAGGRANLITALKNNNASHNFSLNNQQVAFNFFVGSGYTKVQSAGIVGNLMQESGSSIDPRAAQPGGAGRGIAQWSVGGRWDRYANDNAVWYASQQGQSVWSLNLQLKFITYELNTFSSYGKSTLKAATTIDAAVRAFESKFEICGDCQHATRVRYAQQVYNAYA, encoded by the coding sequence ATGAGCACCCGCCGTCCCGCACGACGATCAGCACTCGTACTCGCACCCCTTGCCACGTTCGGCATGCTCCTGGCCGGGGTGGCCCTGCCGTCGACCGCCCAGGCCGCCAGCCGCGACGGCATCTGCAACGACGGCGAGTTCTGCTATTACTACAACAGCAATCAGGCCGGCTCTGTCTCCGACTTCACCGGATCGATCGGCGACTACGGCGCAGTCCAGCCGACCTGCTACGAGTTCCGTGCTGCAGGTGCCGGCAAGGGCATCTGCGTCAAGAACAACGCTGCATCCGTCCACAACCGCACCAGCAAGCCCGTCACCGTCTACTACAACAGCGACTACCAGGGCACTTCTCAGACCATCCCGGCAGGCGGACGGGCCAACCTGATCACGGCCCTGAAGAACAACAACGCCTCGCACAACTTCTCGCTCAACAACCAGCAGGTGGCGTTCAACTTCTTCGTCGGCTCGGGCTACACCAAGGTGCAGTCCGCCGGCATCGTGGGCAACCTGATGCAGGAGTCCGGCAGCAGCATCGACCCGCGGGCCGCCCAGCCCGGTGGCGCCGGTCGCGGCATCGCGCAGTGGAGTGTGGGCGGCCGGTGGGACCGCTACGCCAACGACAACGCGGTCTGGTACGCCAGCCAGCAGGGTCAGTCGGTCTGGTCCCTGAACCTGCAGCTGAAGTTCATCACCTACGAGCTGAACACCTTCTCCAGCTACGGGAAGTCCACGCTGAAGGCGGCGACGACCATCGACGCCGCCGTGAGGGCGTTCGAGTCCAAGTTCGAGATCTGTGGCGACTGCCAGCACGCCACCCGCGTGCGCTACGCCCAGCAGGTCTACAACGCCTACGCATAA
- a CDS encoding histidine kinase, with amino-acid sequence MTDVWGDQRATRRQLILDGSIAVLFGLGMLAIHVSLGAGAAIATVLLAFGLGFRRVSWQVMSGFAFVGSVSQVLGSDIAYLANGAYAVFFFTLGSHRDPRVRRFGMAAATVAVLGAALYGATRGGIEMSNFGRGATAIGLGSTAALFVFGGWVAGYLRWQSRQTVQARIDAQLEAVERRRVTELYDIEQERRRIAADMHDVVAHSWAVVAAQSDGARYALRENPAGAERALEVIGETARTAIGDLRTIVAQLRDPGLQPSTPGYAQQAELEERMRSSGMTLELTETGTRDESPLIALTAHRLLGESLTNALKHGDLSSPVRVAVDWSEGYRLSVTNHLSRPDTGVRSGHGLIGMAERTTVAGGTFSAGPEGDQWVVRAHIADGDA; translated from the coding sequence ATGACCGATGTGTGGGGCGACCAGCGCGCGACACGTCGGCAGCTGATCCTCGACGGGTCGATCGCGGTCCTCTTCGGCCTCGGGATGCTCGCGATCCACGTCAGCCTCGGCGCTGGCGCTGCCATCGCCACAGTGCTCCTGGCCTTCGGGCTGGGATTTCGACGCGTCTCGTGGCAGGTCATGTCGGGCTTCGCCTTCGTCGGCTCCGTGTCGCAGGTGCTCGGGTCAGACATCGCCTATCTGGCCAACGGGGCGTATGCCGTCTTCTTCTTCACTCTGGGCTCGCATCGAGACCCGCGCGTCCGCCGATTCGGGATGGCCGCCGCCACGGTGGCTGTGCTCGGTGCCGCGCTCTACGGAGCAACACGCGGCGGCATCGAGATGAGCAACTTCGGGCGTGGCGCCACAGCCATCGGTCTTGGCTCCACGGCTGCCTTGTTCGTGTTCGGCGGGTGGGTCGCAGGCTACCTGCGGTGGCAGAGCCGTCAGACCGTGCAGGCCCGCATCGACGCCCAGCTCGAAGCGGTCGAGCGGCGTCGGGTGACTGAGCTCTATGACATCGAGCAGGAACGACGCCGGATCGCCGCCGACATGCACGACGTCGTCGCCCACTCCTGGGCCGTCGTCGCAGCCCAGAGTGACGGTGCCCGATATGCGTTGCGGGAGAACCCTGCTGGCGCCGAGCGGGCACTCGAAGTCATCGGCGAGACGGCCCGCACCGCGATCGGTGACCTGCGCACCATCGTCGCCCAACTCCGAGATCCAGGGCTCCAGCCGAGCACCCCTGGCTATGCCCAGCAGGCCGAGCTCGAGGAGCGCATGCGTTCGTCCGGGATGACCCTCGAACTCACCGAGACCGGCACCCGCGACGAGTCCCCGCTCATCGCCCTCACGGCCCACCGACTCCTTGGTGAGTCACTCACCAACGCACTGAAGCACGGCGACCTCTCGTCACCCGTTCGCGTCGCGGTCGACTGGAGCGAGGGCTACCGTCTGAGCGTGACCAACCACCTGAGCCGTCCGGACACGGGTGTCCGCTCCGGCCACGGGCTGATCGGCATGGCCGAGCGGACAACGGTGGCGGGCGGCACCTTCTCGGCCGGACCAGAAGGCGACCAATGGGTCGTCAGGGCGCATATCGCGGACGGCGACGCATGA
- a CDS encoding putative sugar O-methyltransferase produces the protein MSIWSDLTDRSLAELRTAPETYRPTNFWGPGLDQLLGDMSERGLENFKTWPTSRVWFYPVYGNGYSNASIAEVFATASRVNPHATQPFLAGGLNGSLDARRDHDIAGAAWDQARWPFDLGNHGENKVGKPPQAYRLNPGNQNVAFGRAYLNYLLCLSALSRHVDAPPRSFLEIGGGFGVLGEILLSRDPSTRYVDLDIPPLLTVASYYLTELFGADRIATYDASVPSEGPITSTGSAVLPNYRLGDLQSTFDVFVNSYSFQEMEPDVVDRYIGQVCDLGINYAVSLNSREGKPRAAQSGAWGALDPVRSADIAEMFGRRGLRVVGTYNTPLIRSAGELLIMRRD, from the coding sequence GTGTCCATCTGGAGCGACCTGACCGACCGTTCATTGGCTGAGCTGCGCACAGCCCCGGAGACCTATCGGCCCACGAACTTCTGGGGACCCGGTCTCGATCAACTTCTCGGCGACATGTCGGAACGCGGGCTCGAGAACTTCAAGACGTGGCCGACGTCGCGGGTCTGGTTCTATCCCGTCTATGGCAACGGCTACAGCAACGCGTCCATCGCAGAAGTCTTTGCCACGGCCAGCCGCGTCAACCCCCACGCGACGCAACCCTTCCTCGCCGGCGGGCTCAACGGCTCGCTCGACGCGCGACGCGACCATGACATTGCCGGCGCGGCGTGGGACCAGGCCCGGTGGCCCTTCGACCTCGGCAACCACGGTGAGAACAAGGTCGGCAAGCCCCCTCAGGCCTATCGGCTCAATCCGGGCAACCAGAACGTCGCCTTCGGGCGCGCCTACCTCAACTACCTCCTGTGCCTGAGCGCCCTGTCGAGACACGTGGATGCGCCGCCGCGCAGCTTCCTCGAGATCGGCGGGGGCTTCGGCGTGCTCGGGGAGATCCTGCTCTCGCGGGACCCCAGCACCCGCTACGTCGACCTGGACATTCCCCCGCTGCTGACCGTCGCGTCCTACTACCTGACGGAGCTTTTCGGCGCGGACCGCATCGCAACCTACGACGCGTCCGTCCCCTCGGAAGGGCCGATCACTTCGACCGGTTCGGCCGTGCTGCCCAACTATCGGCTCGGCGACCTCCAGAGCACGTTCGACGTCTTCGTCAACTCGTACTCGTTCCAGGAGATGGAGCCCGACGTCGTCGACCGCTACATCGGCCAGGTGTGCGACTTGGGCATCAACTACGCCGTGTCGCTCAACTCGCGCGAGGGCAAGCCGCGCGCGGCACAGTCCGGGGCATGGGGCGCACTCGACCCGGTGCGCTCGGCGGACATCGCCGAGATGTTCGGTCGACGCGGTCTGCGTGTCGTCGGCACCTACAACACTCCCCTGATCCGGTCGGCCGGGGAGCTCCTCATCATGCGTCGCGACTGA
- a CDS encoding phospholipase D-like domain-containing protein: MRSHVEAEALTLHAVAGTHTVLLGWDLASPSGCLGFAIQRTETGGERVWLRGMKTFRSVVPSPTPGSDWSTREHPIQGFQWGDYTAKPGRSYTYAVFALGGPAAAPVELATASVRVRTEVEDDGVHGVFFNRGVAGSQAFAKRFAGYVPARDEGEQSPAMVWLSRGLGEAFVAFCEQAAGAGFGLRGAFYEFTWGTGLKALAAARDRGADVALVVHGRDRDGDGGADTTATQAKAAARRHGVSKGRIIHWRNAANVSALHHHKFLVLLEGGRPVAVWTGSTNLTQGAIFGHSNVGHVIHDPVVAQQYLDEWARLDANDTTAELRASHESDNVVAQVTPPKRGAGVVLAPRHTNSSVLQWFADVFDHGEVSAHITGAFGLNELFRDTLRTTKPATVRTVLLDKWPPREQAVPRTDPNVRISTGAHITGGGLAQWAEEALTGFNTHVRYIHTKIILIDPFGADPVVVTGSANYSKASTVTNEENTLVLRGGGSGPASSRAAIRRVADIYLTEYHRLFMHFVFRSWVERTSMTTGARAEPGHLAEDDSWTEPYYRDGSWQAVQRRVFSGQQAG, from the coding sequence ATGCGTTCCCATGTGGAGGCGGAGGCCCTCACCCTGCACGCCGTGGCCGGCACACACACCGTCCTGCTGGGCTGGGACCTCGCGAGCCCGTCGGGATGTCTCGGATTCGCGATCCAGCGCACCGAGACCGGCGGGGAGCGGGTGTGGTTGCGGGGGATGAAGACCTTCAGGTCCGTCGTCCCCTCGCCGACCCCGGGAAGTGACTGGTCGACCCGGGAGCACCCGATCCAGGGTTTCCAGTGGGGTGACTACACGGCCAAGCCGGGCCGTTCCTACACGTATGCCGTGTTCGCCCTCGGCGGTCCGGCTGCGGCACCCGTGGAGCTCGCAACCGCATCGGTGCGGGTGCGGACCGAGGTCGAGGACGACGGCGTCCACGGCGTGTTCTTCAACCGGGGAGTGGCGGGGTCGCAGGCATTCGCCAAGCGGTTCGCGGGCTACGTCCCTGCACGTGACGAGGGCGAACAGTCGCCAGCCATGGTGTGGTTGTCCCGCGGGCTCGGTGAGGCGTTCGTGGCCTTCTGCGAGCAGGCTGCCGGGGCGGGGTTCGGGCTCCGCGGTGCGTTCTATGAGTTCACGTGGGGGACCGGGCTCAAGGCGCTGGCCGCCGCTCGCGATCGTGGCGCCGACGTCGCGCTCGTCGTGCACGGACGTGACCGGGACGGCGACGGTGGCGCTGACACGACGGCGACGCAGGCCAAGGCTGCGGCGAGGCGGCATGGCGTGAGCAAGGGGCGAATCATCCACTGGCGCAATGCTGCCAACGTCTCGGCGTTGCATCACCACAAGTTCCTCGTGCTGCTCGAAGGTGGCCGACCGGTCGCTGTGTGGACGGGTTCGACGAACCTCACGCAGGGCGCGATCTTCGGCCACTCCAACGTCGGGCACGTGATCCATGACCCGGTCGTGGCCCAGCAATACCTCGACGAGTGGGCGCGACTCGATGCCAACGACACGACGGCCGAGCTGCGCGCCTCGCACGAGAGCGACAACGTCGTCGCGCAGGTGACACCACCGAAGCGGGGAGCGGGAGTCGTGCTGGCGCCGCGGCATACGAACTCGTCTGTCCTGCAGTGGTTTGCCGATGTCTTCGACCACGGTGAGGTGAGTGCGCACATCACCGGAGCCTTCGGGCTCAACGAGCTCTTCCGCGACACGTTGCGCACGACGAAACCCGCAACGGTGCGCACCGTGCTGCTCGACAAGTGGCCGCCCAGGGAGCAGGCCGTGCCACGCACCGACCCCAACGTGCGGATCTCGACGGGCGCCCACATCACCGGCGGTGGCCTCGCGCAGTGGGCGGAGGAGGCGCTCACCGGCTTCAACACCCACGTGAGATACATCCACACCAAGATCATCCTCATCGACCCGTTCGGGGCCGATCCGGTCGTCGTCACGGGTTCGGCCAACTACAGCAAGGCGTCCACGGTGACGAACGAGGAGAACACCCTCGTCCTGCGCGGCGGCGGGTCGGGGCCGGCGTCGTCTCGGGCGGCGATCCGGCGCGTCGCCGACATCTATCTCACGGAGTACCACCGCCTCTTCATGCACTTCGTCTTCCGCTCCTGGGTCGAGCGGACATCGATGACGACGGGTGCACGCGCTGAGCCCGGGCATCTGGCCGAGGACGACAGTTGGACCGAGCCCTACTACCGGGACGGTTCGTGGCAGGCAGTGCAGCGGCGCGTGTTCTCCGGGCAACAGGCTGGCTAG
- a CDS encoding FtsX-like permease family protein, with product MRRNLTLGSLRELGTVGLVAGLCGAYAATLIMTSSILTALSDESGGSMALMLGIVAGVFILIALYVGAVVIVNAVDTVISGRLRHIALLRLLGSRGRQLRTSVMRGTATVGALGALTGIIIGTLVTHVVRAILVARDTLPEAAYPWVDPQLLAALGAITLAATISGWLGSRGVLRVTPAEALAGTAAHTAAPRKSSVIRAIIAGLGIVGGLIVLALGAVFGESNPGIGFVLAFFGAAGSGTGLLIGARFVIPGVVVAFSRILGNDPASVVARRNALLDPLRTTRSTMGLVIGVTLVTTFASGMSALRASVNSWEMDPGQRAQADQALAVTSAILICIIVISAIIAAVGFVSTMSLTVIQRHREIGLLRSLGFTKRQVRTMITKESVALSASAMIFGIVLGLVYGTLGAQSLVGAETPGIVWGLPLGALTAIALAGVVLVLVASQGPARRAIAVAPVEALRIDA from the coding sequence ATGAGACGCAACCTCACCCTCGGCAGCCTTCGTGAACTCGGCACCGTCGGTCTCGTGGCCGGCCTCTGCGGTGCGTATGCCGCCACGCTCATCATGACGTCGTCGATCCTCACCGCATTGAGCGACGAATCGGGCGGCTCCATGGCGCTGATGCTCGGCATCGTGGCCGGGGTCTTCATCCTCATCGCCCTCTATGTCGGTGCCGTCGTCATCGTCAACGCCGTCGACACGGTCATCTCCGGTCGGTTGCGGCACATCGCCCTGCTCCGCCTGCTCGGATCACGTGGACGCCAGCTCCGCACGTCGGTGATGCGCGGCACCGCGACCGTCGGAGCGCTCGGGGCACTCACCGGCATCATCATCGGAACCCTCGTGACACACGTGGTGCGAGCGATCCTGGTGGCACGAGACACGCTGCCCGAAGCGGCATACCCATGGGTTGATCCTCAGCTGCTCGCGGCCCTCGGTGCCATCACACTTGCGGCCACAATCTCCGGCTGGCTGGGGTCGCGCGGCGTCCTGCGAGTGACGCCCGCGGAAGCCCTGGCCGGAACCGCCGCCCACACAGCCGCCCCACGCAAATCCTCCGTCATCCGCGCCATCATCGCCGGTCTCGGAATCGTCGGCGGCCTGATCGTTCTCGCTCTCGGCGCCGTGTTCGGGGAGTCCAATCCCGGTATCGGCTTCGTCCTGGCCTTCTTCGGTGCTGCCGGGTCCGGGACGGGCCTCCTCATCGGTGCCCGGTTCGTCATCCCTGGGGTCGTCGTCGCCTTCAGCCGCATTCTCGGGAATGACCCGGCAAGCGTCGTCGCCCGCCGCAACGCGCTGCTCGACCCACTGCGCACCACGCGGTCCACGATGGGCCTCGTCATCGGCGTCACCCTCGTGACGACGTTCGCCTCGGGGATGTCGGCGCTGCGTGCGTCGGTGAACTCCTGGGAGATGGACCCGGGACAGCGGGCCCAGGCCGATCAGGCCCTCGCCGTGACGTCGGCGATCCTCATCTGCATCATCGTCATCTCCGCGATCATCGCGGCCGTCGGCTTCGTCAGCACGATGTCACTGACGGTCATCCAACGTCACCGCGAGATCGGCCTGCTCCGATCGCTCGGCTTCACCAAGCGGCAGGTGCGCACGATGATCACGAAGGAGTCGGTCGCGCTCTCTGCGTCCGCGATGATCTTCGGGATCGTCCTCGGTCTCGTCTACGGGACTCTCGGTGCGCAGTCGCTCGTGGGTGCAGAGACACCCGGCATCGTCTGGGGGCTGCCCCTGGGGGCGCTCACCGCGATCGCCCTGGCAGGCGTGGTGCTGGTGCTCGTGGCCTCGCAGGGCCCGGCTCGACGGGCCATCGCCGTCGCCCCCGTCGAGGCCCTGCGCATCGATGCGTGA
- a CDS encoding ABC transporter ATP-binding protein — protein sequence MNSETLQHSTAQPVVSLRRVSKIYGEGTGRVAALDEVSVDIHRGGFTAIMGPSGSGKSTFMNVAAGLDDATSGEVMLAGAALTHLDDDARTTLRRNEVGFVFQAFNLVPTLSARENILLPFELAGRQVEPEQQRWIDHLVVTLGLIDRIEHRPSELSGGQQQRVAIARALASRPSVIFADEPTGNLDSRSSREVLTLLRTAAREYGQTIAMVSHDPVAASYADRILVIADGRLVGDHGALSPQQISDLLIGFEVGAA from the coding sequence ATGAACTCAGAAACGTTGCAGCACAGCACAGCTCAGCCCGTCGTCTCGCTCCGCCGGGTCTCGAAGATCTATGGCGAGGGCACCGGCAGGGTGGCCGCCCTCGACGAGGTGAGCGTTGACATCCACCGCGGTGGGTTCACCGCGATCATGGGTCCGTCGGGCTCGGGCAAGTCGACGTTCATGAACGTCGCCGCCGGTCTCGACGACGCCACGAGCGGTGAGGTCATGCTCGCCGGTGCGGCGCTCACTCACTTGGATGACGACGCGCGAACCACATTGCGACGCAATGAAGTCGGCTTTGTCTTCCAAGCGTTCAATCTCGTCCCGACGCTCTCGGCACGAGAGAACATCCTCCTGCCGTTCGAGCTCGCCGGTCGACAGGTGGAACCGGAGCAGCAACGCTGGATCGACCACCTCGTCGTCACCCTCGGGCTGATCGACCGCATTGAGCATCGCCCGAGTGAGCTGTCGGGTGGGCAGCAACAGCGAGTGGCCATCGCGCGAGCTCTCGCCTCGCGTCCGTCCGTCATCTTCGCCGACGAGCCGACGGGGAACCTCGACTCGCGCAGCTCGCGCGAGGTCCTCACGCTGCTGCGCACTGCCGCTCGCGAGTACGGCCAGACCATCGCCATGGTGAGCCACGACCCCGTGGCCGCCTCCTACGCGGACCGCATCCTCGTCATCGCCGACGGTCGGCTCGTGGGCGACCACGGCGCCCTCTCCCCGCAGCAGATCTCGGACCTGCTCATCGGCTTCGAGGTCGGTGCCGCATGA
- a CDS encoding response regulator transcription factor has product MTIRVALVDDQALFRAGIAMVVGSQDDLTVVGEAGDGGEAVALVETSAPDVVLMDVRMPRVDGVEATRRILARFGEDAPRVLVLTTFDLDELAADAIEAGASGFVLKETRPEFLLAAIRAVADGTQVVAAGATRAVFERFRERATAAPGADYERLTPREREILMRAAQGLSNAEIAAAEFLSEATVKTHVSRILGKLALRDRVQLVVYAYEHGLL; this is encoded by the coding sequence ATGACGATCCGCGTCGCCCTCGTCGACGACCAGGCGCTCTTTCGCGCCGGGATCGCGATGGTCGTGGGCAGCCAGGACGACCTCACCGTCGTCGGTGAGGCAGGCGACGGTGGCGAGGCGGTTGCGCTCGTCGAGACCTCTGCGCCCGACGTCGTCCTGATGGACGTCCGTATGCCGCGTGTCGACGGTGTCGAGGCCACCCGACGGATTCTCGCCCGGTTCGGCGAGGACGCCCCCCGCGTGCTGGTCCTCACGACCTTCGACCTCGATGAGCTTGCCGCCGACGCCATCGAAGCCGGGGCGTCCGGGTTCGTCCTCAAGGAGACGCGACCGGAGTTCCTCCTCGCCGCCATCAGAGCCGTTGCCGACGGAACTCAGGTGGTCGCGGCCGGTGCGACCAGGGCCGTTTTCGAGCGCTTCCGTGAGCGGGCAACCGCCGCCCCGGGCGCGGACTACGAGCGCCTCACCCCACGCGAGCGCGAGATCCTGATGCGCGCCGCCCAGGGCCTGTCCAACGCCGAGATCGCGGCTGCCGAGTTCCTCTCCGAGGCCACGGTCAAGACGCACGTGTCGCGCATCCTCGGCAAGCTCGCCCTGCGTGACCGAGTGCAGCTCGTCGTCTACGCCTACGAGCACGGCCTCCTCTAG